In a genomic window of Streptomyces noursei ATCC 11455:
- a CDS encoding formylglycine-generating enzyme family protein yields the protein MGGRSSRHGRPTLSLFPWGDASDGAPVNCADTWVGHPVVTFHAWQQEFAQKALRRAWVTPVGNRAANRSPYGITDMAGNVWEWTSTSLDDAGEAVICGGSYDNPLRAVQASSKGIYRKRGCSNAVGFRCVQDLTDPEAAIS from the coding sequence ATGGGAGGCCGCAGCTCGCGGCACGGACGGCCGACTCTTTCCCTCTTTCCCTGGGGTGACGCATCGGACGGCGCGCCGGTCAACTGTGCTGATACGTGGGTCGGGCATCCCGTGGTGACCTTCCACGCCTGGCAGCAGGAGTTCGCCCAAAAGGCACTTCGCCGAGCCTGGGTCACCCCGGTCGGCAACAGGGCCGCGAACCGCTCCCCGTACGGCATCACCGACATGGCGGGGAACGTGTGGGAGTGGACCTCCACCAGCCTCGATGACGCAGGCGAAGCGGTCATCTGTGGTGGCAGCTACGACAATCCGCTGCGCGCCGTGCAAGCAAGCAGCAAGGGCATCTACCGGAAACGTGGCTGCAGTAACGCGGTCGGTTTCCGTTGCGTACAGGACCTCACCGACCCAGAGGCGGCCATCTCATGA
- a CDS encoding SUMF1/EgtB/PvdO family nonheme iron enzyme, whose translation MNMVVDERLQRLRNELDDHSRVADRLGLDLERPLRSLNDGYPENAISLVGKLTEKLLKELWRHHGIEGDPSGRTLNDLVKRCQPHIRSSTVLNALDDIRRLRNRSTHDGYDISDEDGLLAVRRLVDVLVWFTSTSSSALLGGEPHMDPEVARRCEFLAGLYITLGYRQAKRFVLTSNTVYQLFCRESGMRLEYVELMVSQDVDDLRAVLTSNDGELLRTRLPKLTRFVILDQAGEDEELPGSIRELLGRDYRLVRYDSFIDRHVDLDAHLAGVTSADCAEPRRAVTATVLSTDARTGESLIQTAEDAATLLGRLARGQANVLITGRPGSGKSTLLRTLAADPDARRFRFYFDLSLKPRGETFPEYAARLLSPCMTADRSHAYDLFLYLIRSGSALCVLDAVDEGVDEASPAGFLRLFADLAPVLSAESTVVMSSRVSFLADSPQVRQLLDSCAARSEQLVEQMYANGVDPARVPHFHLVRLADPDATFLEMRLTAFLQPASPQPLDALLGAHITKTLADHGQADIEERLPAVFGRAFLADQTVFSLLDLHRDLGPGAFTDGRLELDSCALAPLLRPAGPDRVAFVHTAYQELLAARFLATPSGREEAAELPGGAFITEQVRAFLARTSAVLPSDDCLLPAGVHLVGPAERLLLRRVRHAVRFDRHAVTVGRYRRFLDALRPDGTSPWDHPDQPDNVTHTPWADRLRESDYYRDARYDDYPAICVSWWSAFAFAAFEGKRLPTALEWEAAARGTDGRLFPSFPGVTHRTARRSTVLIRGSGIPW comes from the coding sequence ATGAACATGGTGGTGGACGAACGACTGCAACGGCTCCGCAACGAACTCGACGACCACTCCCGTGTCGCCGACCGCCTCGGTCTCGATCTTGAACGTCCCTTACGCAGCCTCAATGATGGCTATCCAGAGAACGCGATCTCTCTCGTTGGCAAGCTGACGGAGAAGCTCCTCAAGGAGCTGTGGCGACACCACGGCATCGAGGGCGACCCATCGGGCCGAACCCTCAATGACCTGGTCAAGCGGTGCCAGCCGCATATCCGCAGCAGTACCGTCCTGAACGCGCTGGATGACATCCGTCGTCTGCGCAACCGGTCCACGCACGACGGCTACGACATCTCCGACGAAGACGGGCTGCTCGCGGTACGTCGACTCGTCGACGTACTGGTCTGGTTCACCAGTACCAGCAGCTCCGCCTTGCTGGGCGGAGAGCCACACATGGATCCCGAGGTCGCCCGGCGCTGCGAGTTCCTCGCCGGGCTGTACATCACCCTCGGCTACCGCCAGGCCAAGCGATTCGTCCTTACCTCCAACACCGTCTACCAGCTCTTCTGCCGTGAATCGGGCATGCGCCTGGAGTACGTCGAGCTGATGGTCTCGCAAGACGTTGACGATCTGCGTGCCGTACTCACGTCCAACGACGGTGAGTTGCTGCGCACCCGTCTGCCCAAACTCACCCGCTTCGTCATCCTTGATCAGGCCGGTGAGGACGAGGAGTTGCCCGGCTCCATTCGCGAACTGCTCGGTCGCGACTACCGGCTGGTGCGCTACGACAGCTTCATCGACAGGCACGTCGACCTTGACGCCCACCTGGCCGGCGTGACCTCCGCGGACTGTGCCGAGCCACGCAGGGCCGTCACCGCCACTGTGCTGTCAACCGATGCCCGCACGGGAGAGTCCCTCATCCAGACAGCCGAGGACGCAGCCACCCTCCTCGGCCGCCTTGCCCGTGGCCAAGCCAACGTTCTGATCACCGGTCGTCCCGGCAGCGGCAAAAGCACGTTGCTCCGGACACTGGCCGCGGACCCCGACGCACGGCGCTTTCGCTTCTACTTCGACCTCAGTCTCAAGCCGAGGGGCGAGACCTTCCCCGAATACGCTGCACGCCTGCTGTCCCCATGCATGACGGCGGACCGCTCCCACGCGTACGACCTGTTCCTCTACCTGATCCGGTCCGGCTCTGCGTTGTGCGTCCTGGACGCGGTTGACGAGGGTGTGGACGAAGCCAGCCCAGCCGGCTTCCTGCGGCTCTTTGCTGATCTGGCCCCTGTGCTCTCCGCTGAGTCCACTGTGGTCATGAGCTCGCGGGTCTCGTTCCTCGCCGACTCCCCCCAGGTCCGCCAGCTGTTGGACAGTTGCGCCGCCCGATCCGAGCAGCTGGTCGAGCAAATGTACGCGAACGGAGTCGACCCGGCCCGAGTACCGCACTTCCACCTGGTACGGCTCGCGGACCCCGATGCCACGTTCCTGGAGATGCGGCTGACCGCCTTCCTCCAACCTGCCTCTCCACAACCCCTCGACGCGTTGCTCGGCGCACACATCACGAAGACCCTCGCAGACCACGGTCAGGCCGATATCGAAGAGCGCCTGCCCGCAGTCTTCGGCAGGGCCTTCCTCGCCGATCAAACGGTCTTCTCCCTCCTCGACCTGCACCGCGACCTTGGTCCCGGCGCCTTCACCGACGGTCGCCTCGAACTCGACAGCTGCGCGCTCGCCCCGTTGTTGCGGCCGGCCGGTCCTGACCGGGTCGCCTTCGTCCACACCGCCTACCAGGAGCTGCTGGCTGCCCGATTCCTTGCCACGCCGAGCGGTCGTGAAGAGGCAGCAGAGCTGCCTGGAGGTGCCTTCATCACCGAGCAGGTGAGAGCCTTCCTCGCCCGCACATCGGCAGTTCTCCCTTCCGACGATTGCCTACTTCCCGCGGGGGTCCACCTCGTCGGACCGGCCGAACGACTCTTGTTGCGCCGCGTACGACACGCAGTCCGATTCGACCGCCACGCCGTCACGGTCGGCCGCTACCGCCGCTTCCTCGACGCCTTGCGGCCCGATGGCACCTCGCCCTGGGACCACCCCGACCAACCGGACAACGTCACCCACACCCCCTGGGCCGACCGGCTCCGCGAATCGGATTATTACCGCGATGCCCGCTACGACGACTACCCAGCCATCTGCGTCAGCTGGTGGAGCGCCTTCGCGTTCGCAGCCTTCGAGGGCAAGCGCCTGCCCACCGCACTGGAATGGGAGGCCGCAGCTCGCGGCACGGACGGCCGACTCTTTCCCTCTTTCCCTGGGGTGACGCATCGGACGGCGCGCCGGTCAACTGTGCTGATACGTGGGTCGGGCATCCCGTGGTGA
- a CDS encoding class I SAM-dependent methyltransferase — protein MERRDVQGHYEQLAAEYDEHWAYGPHYITWMSARIAESLRLSSADRIADIGCGTGMFAREVARIVNPEHALLCVDPSVAMLRQIGTPPPVDLTPIVASAEGIAVGHVQLPYGQLDAIWLKESVHHVTDPAATLRGLANRLAPGGHLLVVMLPTSIEYPLFQAALDRFAELQPDPELIVDHLRAAGLRPQLRYVDYQLRLDREKYIGMVRARYMSVLSMFSDSEIKKGIEEMRAAHPEPVLAFPDRFAFVLGVKPGEGR, from the coding sequence GTGGAACGGCGGGATGTTCAGGGACATTACGAGCAGCTTGCTGCCGAGTACGACGAGCATTGGGCGTATGGGCCGCACTACATCACCTGGATGTCTGCACGCATAGCCGAGTCCCTGCGTCTGTCTTCTGCTGACCGAATCGCCGACATCGGCTGCGGCACAGGGATGTTCGCACGCGAGGTGGCGCGGATCGTAAACCCGGAGCATGCCCTCCTCTGCGTGGACCCGTCAGTGGCGATGCTGCGCCAAATCGGCACCCCACCGCCCGTCGACTTGACTCCGATCGTAGCCTCGGCGGAGGGCATCGCCGTCGGACACGTCCAGTTGCCGTACGGGCAACTGGATGCCATCTGGTTGAAGGAGTCGGTACATCACGTCACCGATCCCGCCGCCACCCTGCGTGGCCTGGCCAATCGGCTTGCTCCCGGTGGTCATTTGCTCGTGGTCATGCTGCCGACAAGCATCGAGTACCCGCTATTCCAGGCGGCGCTTGACCGTTTCGCGGAACTCCAGCCCGACCCCGAACTCATCGTCGACCACCTACGGGCGGCCGGATTGCGCCCCCAACTTCGTTATGTGGATTACCAGTTACGCCTCGACCGCGAGAAGTACATTGGGATGGTTCGGGCCCGCTACATGTCAGTGCTCTCCATGTTCAGTGACAGCGAGATCAAGAAGGGAATCGAGGAGATGAGAGCCGCGCATCCGGAGCCGGTGCTCGCCTTTCCCGACCGCTTTGCCTTCGTACTGGGCGTGAAACCGGGTGAAGGGCGATGA
- a CDS encoding acyl-CoA thioesterase translates to MHSYIYPCPLRWADADAYGHINNALFLRYMEEARTRMFREVLPADEVDRRRNAFVVSRASIDYRAPLHYRETPIDVHVWVTQHRAVSFELAYEIRDADQLYVEGTTTIAAYNLDTGRPRRLSEAERAFLARYTVS, encoded by the coding sequence GTGCACAGCTACATCTACCCCTGCCCGCTGCGCTGGGCCGACGCCGACGCTTACGGACACATCAACAACGCACTGTTCCTCCGGTACATGGAGGAAGCACGCACCAGGATGTTCCGCGAAGTGCTGCCCGCGGACGAAGTGGACCGTCGCCGGAACGCATTCGTGGTGAGCCGCGCCAGCATCGACTACCGAGCCCCTCTGCACTACCGCGAAACGCCCATCGACGTACACGTCTGGGTTACACAGCACCGGGCCGTCTCTTTCGAGCTGGCCTACGAGATCCGCGACGCCGATCAACTGTACGTCGAGGGCACGACTACGATCGCCGCCTACAACCTCGACACGGGTCGGCCCCGCCGCCTCTCGGAAGCCGAGCGCGCATTCCTGGCCCGCTACACCGTGTCCTGA